The following coding sequences lie in one Mesorhizobium sp. NZP2298 genomic window:
- a CDS encoding mandelate racemase/muconate lactonizing enzyme family protein, whose translation MPKAGGADEALNRINTNSKPSNLCITDMRVAEIVGAPFTSALLKIYTNQGIVGLGEVRDGASATYALMLKSRLLGENPCDIDRLFRRIKQFGGHGRQGGGVSAVEIALWDLAGKAYGVPIYQMLGGKFRDHVRVYCDTDAEKPSGTETGKRLKQRMERGFTFLKMDLGLMQIAHVPGAVSAPAGALDGFHANPRGRGGTSEERKARNLAYDAQNVQHPFTGLHFTEKGIDLLEQYIHEVREVIGYEIPLAIDHVGHISLQDGIRLSRRIEKYVPAWLEDVIPWQYTEQYRQLQQATTVPICTGEDIYLKEGFEPLLKSGGLSVIHPDLLTSGGILETKKIGDMAQDHGVAMAIHMAESPIAAMAAAHVATATENFMALEYHSADVDWWDDIVTGLPKPLVKDGFITVPDRPGLGIDDVVDEVISQHLQSGVTGIWQSTEHWDNEYSWDRTWS comes from the coding sequence ATGCCAAAAGCGGGTGGAGCCGACGAGGCTCTCAATCGGATCAACACGAATTCAAAACCCTCCAACCTTTGCATCACCGACATGCGGGTTGCCGAAATCGTCGGCGCGCCATTCACCTCGGCGCTGCTCAAGATCTATACCAATCAGGGGATCGTCGGGCTTGGCGAGGTGCGCGACGGCGCCAGCGCCACCTACGCTCTGATGCTGAAAAGCCGGCTGCTGGGCGAGAACCCTTGCGACATCGATCGCCTGTTTCGCCGCATCAAGCAGTTCGGCGGGCATGGCCGGCAAGGCGGCGGCGTGTCGGCGGTAGAGATCGCGCTCTGGGATCTCGCCGGCAAGGCCTATGGAGTTCCCATCTACCAGATGCTCGGCGGCAAATTTCGCGATCATGTGCGCGTCTATTGCGATACCGATGCCGAAAAGCCGAGCGGCACCGAAACCGGAAAGCGCCTCAAACAGCGCATGGAGCGCGGCTTCACCTTCCTCAAAATGGACCTCGGCTTGATGCAGATCGCCCATGTCCCGGGCGCGGTGTCCGCGCCCGCCGGCGCGCTCGACGGTTTCCACGCCAACCCGCGCGGCCGTGGCGGCACATCAGAGGAGCGCAAGGCCCGCAATCTCGCCTACGACGCGCAGAACGTGCAGCACCCGTTCACGGGCCTGCATTTCACCGAAAAGGGGATCGACCTGCTCGAGCAGTACATCCACGAGGTTCGCGAGGTGATCGGATACGAAATCCCGCTCGCCATCGACCATGTCGGCCACATCTCGCTGCAGGACGGCATACGTCTGTCGCGCCGTATCGAGAAATATGTTCCTGCCTGGCTCGAGGACGTGATTCCCTGGCAATATACCGAGCAGTACCGGCAGCTGCAGCAGGCCACCACGGTGCCGATCTGCACCGGCGAGGACATTTACCTCAAGGAGGGCTTCGAGCCTCTGCTCAAGAGCGGCGGCCTCTCCGTCATCCACCCGGACCTGCTCACCAGCGGGGGCATCCTGGAGACCAAGAAGATCGGCGATATGGCACAGGACCACGGCGTCGCCATGGCGATCCATATGGCCGAAAGTCCGATCGCCGCGATGGCCGCCGCGCATGTCGCCACCGCGACCGAAAACTTCATGGCGCTCGAATACCACTCCGCCGATGTCGACTGGTGGGACGACATCGTCACCGGCCTGCCCAAGCCGCTCGTCAAGGACGGCTTCATCACCGTGCCCGACAGACCGGGGCTGGGCATAGACGATGTGGTCGACGAGGTGATCAGCCAGCATCTGCAGTCCGGTGTC
- a CDS encoding mandelate racemase/muconate lactonizing enzyme family protein: MKITGIRPWLIKSPASYWGEYLFVEVTTDEGVSGWGEITTTTKLANRALCTILRQIGIAVTGEDPARIEHLWHKIFRSFTYMGSRGAAVECVSAIDIALWDIRGKVLGKPIYELLGGPVREEIALYTHPNQAKFTSKEAVVREIRDIVESGHTGLKFDPFPHQGRTADGLSREQRDGYLDGSMTRKDEREAAELTALIRETAGPDVDILIDAHGRFDVPTAIRLCRSLEEAGQIDWFEEPCPPESLNALKQVREKVSAAISWGERGHTKWDFVPVLENKLADYIMPDVTWTGGITELKKISALCEAYYIPVSPHDAAGPINVVAGAQVMMTVPNFYKLETSEWNLGKYDHLMDIPLDVSNGNLKLTSKPGLGVEMNRDYLQAHEIDIG; encoded by the coding sequence ATGAAAATCACAGGCATCCGGCCATGGCTGATCAAGTCTCCGGCCTCATATTGGGGAGAATACCTGTTCGTCGAAGTGACGACCGACGAGGGGGTGAGCGGCTGGGGCGAGATCACCACCACCACAAAGCTGGCCAACCGCGCGCTCTGCACGATCCTGCGGCAGATCGGCATCGCCGTGACTGGCGAGGATCCGGCGCGCATCGAGCATCTGTGGCACAAGATTTTCCGCAGCTTCACCTATATGGGCAGCCGCGGCGCCGCCGTTGAATGCGTGAGCGCCATCGACATAGCTCTGTGGGATATCCGCGGCAAAGTTCTCGGCAAGCCGATCTACGAGTTGCTGGGAGGGCCGGTGCGCGAGGAGATCGCGCTTTACACCCACCCCAACCAGGCCAAATTCACCAGCAAGGAGGCGGTCGTTCGCGAAATTCGCGACATTGTCGAATCCGGACACACTGGCCTCAAATTCGATCCTTTCCCCCATCAGGGCCGCACCGCGGATGGCCTGTCGCGCGAACAGCGCGACGGTTACCTCGATGGCAGCATGACCCGCAAGGATGAACGCGAAGCGGCCGAGCTCACGGCGCTGATCCGCGAAACGGCGGGCCCTGATGTCGACATCCTCATCGATGCGCATGGCCGCTTCGACGTTCCAACCGCCATTCGCCTCTGCAGGAGCCTCGAGGAAGCCGGCCAGATCGACTGGTTCGAGGAGCCCTGTCCGCCCGAGAGCCTGAACGCGCTCAAGCAAGTGCGTGAGAAGGTGAGTGCCGCCATCTCGTGGGGCGAGCGCGGCCACACGAAGTGGGATTTCGTACCGGTGCTCGAGAACAAGCTCGCTGACTACATCATGCCTGACGTCACCTGGACCGGCGGCATTACCGAACTGAAGAAGATCTCCGCCCTGTGCGAAGCCTACTACATCCCGGTCTCGCCGCACGATGCCGCGGGGCCGATCAACGTTGTTGCGGGAGCGCAGGTTATGATGACCGTTCCCAACTTCTACAAATTAGAGACGTCGGAGTGGAACCTCGGCAAATATGATCACCTCATGGACATCCCGCTCGACGTTTCAAACGGCAACCTCAAGCTGACGTCGAAGCCTGGTCTGGGGGTTGAGATGAATCGCGACTATCTGCAGGCCCACGAGATTGACATCGGCTAG
- a CDS encoding GntR family transcriptional regulator, translating into MAETREFKAEPPEGIDPLGASSEGASLYELIREDIIEGRLAANERLVVTDLARRHGTSTNPVREALQLLRGEGFVTFLPNRGARVRPIDQDFVRDIYEIGVLIEPALTRWFVNMATDEDIAELERLQGLIEENNFADTFRHSELDTAFHTVMYQRHYNRHAAELWWKHREVLRAVSRRFNFTLARRAAIIREHRELIAHVKAGNANEAAELIARHVEGSGRHVLEHMRARSAARAG; encoded by the coding sequence TTGGCCGAAACGCGGGAATTCAAAGCAGAGCCACCCGAAGGGATCGATCCTCTTGGGGCCTCGAGCGAGGGCGCCTCGCTTTATGAACTGATCCGGGAGGACATCATCGAGGGGCGGCTCGCCGCTAACGAACGGCTGGTGGTCACCGATCTGGCCCGGCGTCACGGCACTTCGACCAATCCAGTGCGCGAGGCCCTGCAACTGTTACGCGGCGAAGGCTTTGTCACCTTTCTCCCCAATCGCGGGGCACGCGTGCGGCCCATAGACCAGGATTTTGTCCGGGATATCTACGAGATCGGTGTGCTGATCGAGCCAGCCCTGACGCGATGGTTTGTGAACATGGCGACCGACGAGGACATCGCCGAGCTCGAACGTCTCCAAGGCCTAATCGAAGAGAACAACTTCGCCGACACCTTCAGGCATAGCGAGCTGGATACGGCTTTCCATACCGTGATGTACCAGCGGCACTATAACCGCCATGCCGCCGAGCTTTGGTGGAAGCATCGCGAAGTGCTGCGGGCCGTAAGCCGGCGGTTCAATTTTACGCTCGCCCGCCGTGCCGCGATCATTCGCGAGCACCGCGAGCTCATCGCCCATGTAAAGGCAGGAAATGCCAACGAGGCAGCCGAACTCATTGCGCGCCATGTCGAGGGCTCTGGCCGGCATGTCCTCGAACACATGCGTGCGCGTAGCGCGGCCCGGGCTGGATAG
- a CDS encoding ABC transporter substrate-binding protein, whose product MTRITLGGAVLRGTVSTALVASLMSAPALGAAPVDLSKWSPEYVRSIAGTQDFDTAADCAKVTPLDYKGRLTFWYQGVFEGDPDLLRQYYKDFFETFRKTYPNIQLEDQALTYNDLLDKFRTALLGNAAPMAVRLQILGGTEFASKGYLQPLKPEDVGYSTEDFWPGAMKAVTWDGVTYGVPTNNETMAFIWNADIFKRAGLDPDKAPATWDDVVKYSKQIHDKLGIAGYGLVARKNAGNTPYRFMPQLWAYGGGVFDEATANPTYKQIELDSPQSKAALQASYDMYVRDKSVPVSALTNQQADNQPLFLAGQLGMMISHPSDYNVMLDLQNKATGSDKDKAQTVIDNMRYGLIPTGPDGKRAVVFGGSNIHILKPEYVEGGKVDEPAAKAIICMWTSPEWSLKMAYAGSNPGNLNGFKTKWMKERLDSIKFLDVTTSMLPYGIPFPALPQSPEIMNIIVPDMLQNALTGAMTVDQAADDAAKRVKELMGGGL is encoded by the coding sequence ATGACGAGGATTACACTCGGCGGTGCCGTCCTGCGCGGCACTGTCTCCACTGCGTTAGTGGCATCGTTGATGTCCGCACCGGCGCTGGGTGCTGCGCCGGTCGACTTGAGCAAGTGGTCGCCGGAATATGTGCGCTCCATTGCAGGCACACAGGATTTTGACACGGCCGCCGATTGCGCCAAGGTCACCCCGCTCGACTACAAGGGGCGACTGACGTTTTGGTATCAGGGCGTGTTCGAGGGCGACCCCGACCTCCTGCGCCAGTACTACAAGGACTTCTTCGAGACCTTCCGCAAGACCTACCCGAACATCCAACTCGAGGATCAGGCCCTCACCTACAACGATCTCCTGGACAAGTTCCGCACGGCGCTGCTTGGCAATGCCGCGCCGATGGCGGTGCGCCTGCAAATCCTGGGTGGCACAGAGTTCGCCTCGAAGGGCTATCTGCAGCCGCTCAAACCCGAGGACGTGGGATATTCGACCGAGGATTTCTGGCCCGGCGCCATGAAGGCTGTGACCTGGGACGGCGTCACGTACGGCGTGCCGACCAACAACGAAACGATGGCCTTCATCTGGAACGCCGACATCTTCAAACGCGCGGGGCTCGATCCGGACAAGGCTCCGGCAACCTGGGACGATGTCGTCAAGTATTCCAAGCAAATCCACGACAAGCTCGGCATCGCCGGCTACGGTCTCGTGGCCCGCAAGAATGCCGGCAATACCCCGTACCGCTTCATGCCTCAGCTATGGGCCTATGGCGGCGGCGTTTTCGACGAAGCCACGGCGAACCCGACCTACAAGCAGATCGAGCTCGACAGTCCGCAAAGTAAGGCCGCGCTGCAAGCCTCTTACGACATGTATGTTCGCGACAAGTCGGTTCCGGTTTCGGCACTCACCAACCAGCAGGCCGACAACCAGCCGCTGTTCCTCGCCGGTCAGCTCGGCATGATGATCTCGCACCCGTCCGACTACAATGTCATGCTTGACCTGCAGAATAAGGCGACGGGCAGCGACAAGGACAAGGCGCAGACCGTTATCGACAACATGCGCTACGGCCTGATCCCGACCGGCCCGGACGGCAAGCGCGCCGTCGTCTTCGGTGGCTCGAACATTCACATCCTGAAACCCGAATATGTCGAGGGCGGCAAGGTGGACGAGCCGGCCGCGAAGGCCATTATCTGCATGTGGACCAGCCCGGAGTGGTCGCTGAAGATGGCCTATGCCGGCTCGAATCCGGGCAATCTCAACGGCTTCAAGACCAAATGGATGAAGGAGCGTCTCGACAGCATCAAGTTCCTCGATGTCACGACCTCGATGCTGCCATATGGCATCCCATTCCCGGCTCTGCCCCAGTCGCCTGAGATCATGAACATCATCGTCCCAGACATGCTGCAGAATGCCCTGACCGGGGCGATGACCGTCGACCAGGCAGCGGACGATGCGGCCAAGAGGGTGAAGGAGCTAATGGGCGGCGGGCTCTAG
- a CDS encoding carbohydrate ABC transporter permease — protein sequence MTILTGKTGARGGFRPLLRKIWAHRADYAYVLPAIAVMLIVIAYPIYYTVELSFFNTPPGLQLRDKIFVGVDNYTAILSSGIFWKVTSNTLIWTLASTFISFVLGFACALALHRDFVGRGVLRAILIIPWVISAVAASYIWKWIYHSDFGIIGAVLVELGLADRPPNFIDSVSTVLPSLIVVNIWREFPFAMIMMMAGLQTVPDQLLRAAKVDGANAWQRFWHVTFPHLRNVSTVTILLLAVANFNSFIIPWIMTGGGPSNASHIWITHIYELAFGRQRWGVASAYSVLLFLILMMFGYFYVRALSGNERKDHSA from the coding sequence GTGACGATCCTGACCGGCAAGACCGGGGCTCGGGGAGGATTTCGACCCTTGCTGCGGAAGATCTGGGCGCATCGCGCCGACTATGCGTATGTGCTTCCCGCGATCGCCGTGATGCTGATCGTGATCGCCTATCCGATCTACTACACGGTCGAGCTGTCGTTCTTCAACACGCCACCTGGCCTGCAGCTTCGCGACAAGATCTTCGTCGGCGTCGACAATTATACGGCGATCCTCAGCAGCGGGATTTTCTGGAAGGTCACCTCGAACACCCTGATCTGGACTCTGGCATCCACCTTCATCTCCTTTGTCCTGGGGTTTGCCTGCGCGCTGGCGCTCCATCGCGACTTTGTCGGCCGTGGCGTCCTGCGTGCCATCCTGATCATTCCCTGGGTCATCAGCGCGGTCGCCGCTTCCTATATCTGGAAGTGGATCTACCATTCGGACTTTGGCATCATCGGCGCGGTGCTGGTCGAGCTTGGATTGGCCGACCGGCCGCCAAATTTCATCGACAGCGTGTCAACGGTGCTGCCCTCCCTGATCGTCGTCAATATCTGGCGCGAGTTCCCGTTCGCCATGATCATGATGATGGCCGGCCTGCAGACCGTACCCGACCAGTTGCTGCGCGCCGCAAAGGTCGACGGAGCCAATGCATGGCAGCGCTTCTGGCATGTCACCTTCCCGCATTTGAGAAACGTCTCGACGGTAACGATCCTGCTGCTGGCAGTGGCCAACTTCAATTCCTTCATCATCCCCTGGATCATGACCGGCGGCGGGCCGTCGAACGCATCGCATATCTGGATCACCCACATCTATGAGCTCGCCTTCGGCCGCCAGCGCTGGGGAGTGGCATCGGCCTATTCGGTGCTGTTGTTCCTCATCCTGATGATGTTCGGTTACTTCTACGTCCGTGCGCTGAGCGGAAACGAGCGGAAGGATCACAGCGCATGA
- a CDS encoding carbohydrate ABC transporter permease translates to MSTPAETAARGQPRRRMRVDGWRWGGRIFLVFMLLYTALPMIWMLLTSIKSGFAAMQFPPQWWPDQPTLASYQKLLDPQNSVGQDFLRFFWNSLFVSTATTVLSVIVAVPAAYAFSRFTFPGRNFLFFAVLLRNMFPAVIFLVPLFILMRAIGLVNTHGSLVLTYLTFGLPLAIWLLKGFYDNIPVQLEQAARIDGATRFQAFILIVMPLSAPGIIATAIYSFIGAWNEYIYAYTFLSKNEQLTLPVGIQRFFSENTTDFPGLMAASFIMSVPVVVLFLVLQRYFVRALTEGAVKH, encoded by the coding sequence ATGAGCACACCCGCCGAGACCGCCGCTCGAGGTCAGCCCCGCCGCCGCATGCGCGTCGACGGGTGGCGGTGGGGTGGGCGCATCTTCCTCGTCTTCATGCTCCTTTACACGGCGTTGCCGATGATCTGGATGCTGCTCACCTCGATCAAGTCCGGCTTCGCGGCGATGCAATTCCCGCCGCAATGGTGGCCTGACCAACCGACCCTTGCCAGCTACCAGAAGCTGCTCGACCCACAGAACAGCGTCGGCCAGGATTTCCTTCGCTTCTTCTGGAACAGCCTTTTCGTTTCGACCGCCACGACCGTCCTTTCCGTTATCGTGGCGGTTCCCGCGGCCTATGCGTTTTCGCGCTTCACCTTCCCGGGCCGGAACTTCCTGTTCTTCGCCGTGCTGCTTCGCAACATGTTCCCGGCGGTGATCTTCCTCGTGCCGCTCTTCATCCTGATGCGCGCGATCGGGCTGGTGAACACGCACGGCTCGCTGGTCCTTACCTACCTCACTTTCGGCCTGCCGCTGGCGATCTGGCTGCTGAAGGGCTTCTACGACAACATCCCGGTGCAGCTCGAGCAGGCGGCGCGCATCGACGGGGCGACGCGGTTCCAGGCCTTTATCCTGATCGTGATGCCGCTCTCGGCGCCAGGGATCATCGCCACGGCGATCTATTCCTTTATCGGTGCGTGGAACGAGTACATCTACGCCTACACCTTCCTCTCCAAGAACGAGCAGCTGACGTTGCCGGTCGGCATCCAGCGCTTCTTCTCGGAAAACACGACGGACTTTCCAGGCCTGATGGCAGCCAGCTTTATCATGAGCGTGCCCGTCGTGGTCCTCTTCCTCGTCCTGCAACGATACTTCGTACGCGCCCTCACGGAGGGCGCGGTCAAGCACTAG
- a CDS encoding ABC transporter ATP-binding protein, whose protein sequence is MAHVVLKDLVKTYGSFKAVNDVSLTVNDGEFVALVGPSGCGKTTTLNLVAGLIPITSGDIVIGDRVVNDLDPKDRDIAMVFQNYALYPQKSVYKNLAFPLQMRKLPRDEIDRKVKEAARVLDMTQLLERKPRELSGGQQQRVALGRALVRDPAVFLMDEPLSNLDAKLRVQMRSEIKRFHQDLKATIIYVTHDQLEAVTMADRMAVMNGGYLQQYDSPAQVFAHPVNMFVASFIGSPAMSLVPLEASTTNGNTVLTGAERWSLELSPRNAQKVTRATTKKVVLGARHSTIKLHKSAAPGAVPAKAYTVEPTGDITFVQALLSGAIVNVSVPPTIAVAPDEQIWLEFDQERMHLFDGETEMALEAD, encoded by the coding sequence ATGGCCCATGTGGTCCTCAAAGATCTCGTCAAGACCTACGGCAGCTTCAAAGCCGTCAACGACGTTTCGCTGACCGTCAATGACGGCGAGTTCGTTGCGCTCGTCGGTCCGTCAGGCTGCGGTAAGACAACGACCCTCAATCTCGTCGCGGGTCTGATTCCGATCACATCGGGCGATATCGTCATCGGAGACCGGGTGGTCAATGACCTCGACCCAAAGGACCGGGACATCGCAATGGTGTTCCAGAACTACGCGCTCTACCCACAAAAGTCGGTCTATAAGAATCTCGCCTTCCCGCTGCAGATGCGCAAACTGCCCAGGGACGAGATCGACAGGAAGGTCAAGGAAGCGGCGCGCGTGCTCGATATGACACAGTTGCTCGAGCGCAAGCCGCGCGAACTTTCGGGCGGGCAGCAGCAGCGTGTGGCCCTGGGCCGTGCCCTGGTCCGCGATCCCGCTGTGTTCCTCATGGACGAGCCACTTTCCAATCTCGATGCAAAACTGCGCGTGCAAATGCGGTCGGAGATAAAGCGCTTCCACCAGGACCTCAAAGCCACGATCATCTATGTGACGCACGACCAACTCGAAGCCGTGACCATGGCGGACAGGATGGCGGTGATGAACGGCGGCTACCTGCAACAATACGATTCACCGGCGCAGGTCTTTGCCCATCCGGTGAATATGTTCGTCGCCAGCTTCATCGGCAGTCCGGCGATGAGCCTTGTTCCGCTGGAAGCGTCGACGACAAACGGCAACACCGTGCTGACGGGCGCGGAGCGCTGGAGCCTCGAGCTCTCGCCGCGCAACGCCCAGAAAGTCACGCGGGCAACGACCAAGAAAGTCGTGCTCGGCGCACGTCACTCGACGATCAAGCTCCACAAGAGCGCGGCGCCAGGCGCCGTCCCGGCCAAGGCCTACACGGTGGAGCCCACCGGAGACATCACCTTCGTGCAAGCGTTGCTGTCCGGCGCCATCGTCAACGTCAGTGTGCCGCCGACCATCGCCGTTGCGCCGGACGAGCAGATCTGGCTCGAGTTCGACCAGGAGCGGATGCACCTGTTCGACGGCGAAACTGAGATGGCCCTCGAGGCTGACTGA
- a CDS encoding mandelate racemase/muconate lactonizing enzyme family protein codes for MTEKLRITAIKPYPVWVGTRNQMLVKIETDQGIFGWGESGLSGRERAVTGAIEHYREFLIGRDPMQIGRIWQEVYRSQYFEGGRVLQAAISAIDIALHDIKGKALGVPVYELLGGKQRDRIPTFASTGDEAEGDAAIERARELRAQGWQAIRFFPAGQSSRDLFDPRESIGVTARMMNKAREALGDDAVLGIDYHHRLSVAEAASFCNKLGRGVLDFLEEPIRDETPEAYESLRTMTDIPFAIGEEFASKWQFLPYIERGIHQFNRLDICNVGGFTEAMKVAGWSEAHYVDLMPHNPLGPVCTAATIHLGAAVPNFAWLETRAPERKLGFDSSEFFPVQPRLDGSDYPVSDLPGLGVEVNEEAIRAQSFRFWEAPHLKRRDGSVTNW; via the coding sequence ATGACCGAGAAGCTTAGGATTACCGCGATCAAGCCCTACCCGGTGTGGGTAGGAACGCGCAACCAGATGCTCGTCAAGATCGAGACCGACCAAGGCATCTTCGGCTGGGGCGAGAGCGGCTTGAGTGGTCGCGAGAGGGCGGTGACGGGCGCCATCGAGCACTATCGCGAGTTTCTCATCGGCCGCGACCCGATGCAGATCGGGCGGATTTGGCAGGAAGTCTATCGCAGCCAGTATTTCGAAGGCGGGCGCGTTCTACAGGCAGCGATTTCCGCCATCGACATCGCCCTTCACGACATCAAGGGCAAGGCGCTGGGCGTGCCAGTCTACGAGTTGCTCGGCGGCAAGCAGCGCGACCGCATCCCCACCTTCGCCTCGACCGGAGACGAGGCCGAGGGTGATGCTGCCATCGAACGAGCCCGCGAATTGCGCGCGCAGGGCTGGCAGGCGATCCGCTTCTTCCCCGCCGGGCAAAGCAGCAGAGACCTCTTCGATCCGCGCGAGTCGATTGGCGTGACCGCGAGGATGATGAACAAAGCCCGCGAGGCGCTGGGCGACGACGCTGTGCTGGGCATCGATTATCATCATCGGCTGTCGGTGGCCGAGGCGGCGAGCTTTTGCAACAAGCTCGGCCGCGGCGTGCTGGATTTCCTTGAGGAGCCGATACGCGACGAGACGCCGGAGGCTTACGAATCGCTGCGCACGATGACTGACATTCCGTTCGCCATCGGCGAGGAATTTGCCAGCAAGTGGCAGTTCCTGCCCTACATCGAACGCGGCATCCATCAGTTCAACCGGCTCGACATATGCAATGTCGGCGGGTTCACCGAGGCGATGAAGGTCGCTGGCTGGAGCGAGGCGCACTATGTGGACCTGATGCCGCACAACCCCCTTGGTCCGGTGTGCACCGCCGCGACCATCCATCTCGGCGCGGCGGTGCCGAATTTCGCGTGGCTCGAGACCCGGGCGCCGGAAAGGAAGCTGGGCTTCGACAGTTCCGAGTTCTTTCCCGTGCAACCCCGACTGGACGGCTCTGACTATCCGGTCAGCGACCTGCCGGGGCTCGGCGTCGAGGTCAACGAAGAGGCGATCCGGGCGCAGAGTTTCCGTTTCTGGGAAGCGCCCCACCTCAAGCGCCGCGATGGTTCTGTCACCAACTGGTAG
- a CDS encoding ribonuclease activity regulator RraA, translating into MTHTPDITRPPKDLIDALREIGAATVAGTLGHMGFRNPHMVGPVAQNRGKSIVGPALTLQFLPQRPDLFNEGEYADPETQLHRHVLYHAQEGDVVVVDARADMSSGVFGDMMSTYFKGRGGAGIVIDGCMRDRPNVEKLDLPLWLRGWTPNYHVQTSIYPNAVNVPIACGGVTVIPGDIIVADDDGVVVVPVAMASKVIEESKKHHDWEEFSRQKLMQGAPLQRYYPLHDDARAEYEEWRSAKR; encoded by the coding sequence ATGACGCATACCCCCGACATCACGCGGCCACCTAAAGACCTGATCGACGCGCTAAGGGAGATCGGCGCCGCGACCGTTGCCGGCACGCTTGGCCATATGGGCTTCCGCAATCCGCATATGGTCGGACCGGTGGCGCAGAACCGCGGGAAGTCGATCGTCGGGCCGGCGCTGACGCTGCAGTTCCTGCCGCAACGGCCGGATCTCTTCAACGAGGGAGAATACGCCGATCCAGAGACACAACTGCACCGGCACGTGCTCTATCATGCGCAGGAAGGCGACGTGGTTGTGGTCGACGCGCGTGCCGACATGAGCTCGGGCGTCTTCGGCGATATGATGTCCACATATTTCAAGGGCAGAGGCGGCGCCGGCATCGTCATCGACGGATGCATGCGCGACCGGCCCAACGTCGAGAAGCTCGATCTGCCGCTGTGGCTGCGCGGCTGGACCCCCAACTACCACGTGCAGACCAGCATCTATCCAAACGCCGTAAATGTTCCGATTGCCTGCGGCGGTGTCACGGTGATACCCGGCGATATCATCGTGGCCGACGACGACGGGGTGGTGGTAGTTCCAGTCGCAATGGCCTCAAAAGTGATTGAAGAATCGAAGAAGCATCACGATTGGGAAGAGTTTTCGCGACAGAAGCTCATGCAGGGCGCGCCGTTGCAACGCTACTATCCGCTGCATGACGATGCCCGCGCAGAATACGAGGAGTGGCGCAGCGCAAAGCGCTAG
- a CDS encoding Crp/Fnr family transcriptional regulator, producing MRRIALGEAERDALARAITSTRDYRRGETIFDSEEDTPELHIMSEGWAARSVSFKDGARQITDLLIVGDLCDLSALGKGSVGRVAALTPTVVTVLNRHAVTAAIARHPNLAKAFISIALIEQATLRVWLAYMGRHEKSTHLAHLFCELHARLRRVDLVGDHSFDLPLTHEVLADATGMSGVHLNRVLQQMRQDGLITLHKHHLEILQPQRLRELAEFDPAYICP from the coding sequence ATGCGCAGGATAGCGTTGGGCGAAGCCGAGCGAGATGCCTTGGCGAGGGCGATAACGAGCACAAGGGACTACAGGCGCGGCGAGACCATCTTTGATTCCGAGGAGGATACTCCAGAGCTTCACATAATGTCGGAGGGCTGGGCCGCCCGCTCCGTTTCTTTCAAGGACGGAGCCCGGCAGATTACCGATCTTCTGATCGTCGGCGACTTGTGCGACTTGTCGGCGTTGGGGAAAGGTTCTGTCGGACGTGTGGCCGCACTGACCCCGACTGTGGTTACGGTTTTGAACCGGCACGCGGTGACTGCGGCGATAGCTCGCCATCCCAACCTCGCCAAAGCCTTCATAAGCATCGCCTTGATCGAACAGGCAACTTTGCGAGTTTGGCTGGCCTATATGGGGCGGCACGAGAAATCGACACATCTGGCACATCTCTTTTGCGAGTTGCATGCTCGCCTTCGCCGCGTCGATCTTGTGGGGGATCATTCCTTCGATCTGCCATTGACCCATGAGGTTCTGGCTGACGCTACGGGAATGAGCGGTGTTCACCTCAACCGCGTCCTGCAGCAGATGCGCCAGGACGGGTTGATCACCCTTCACAAGCATCATTTGGAGATACTTCAGCCCCAGCGGTTGCGGGAGCTGGCGGAGTTTGACCCTGCTTACATCTGCCCTTGA